One region of Rhodospirillaceae bacterium genomic DNA includes:
- a CDS encoding holo-ACP synthase, which translates to MILGIGNDIIDIRRIEKSIERFGDRFIQRVFTEIEQKKSDRRAQRAASYAKRFAAKEACSKALGTGFRDQVFMKDMGVVNLPSGKPTLALTNGALKRLQEITPPGMVVQIDLTITDDFPMAQAIVIISANPAP; encoded by the coding sequence ATGATCCTGGGTATCGGCAACGACATCATCGACATCCGGCGCATCGAAAAATCGATCGAGCGCTTCGGCGACCGGTTCATCCAGCGGGTCTTTACCGAGATCGAGCAGAAGAAGTCGGACCGCCGCGCACAACGCGCCGCCTCCTACGCCAAGCGCTTTGCCGCCAAGGAGGCCTGTTCCAAGGCGCTCGGCACCGGATTCCGCGACCAAGTCTTCATGAAGGATATGGGTGTGGTCAACCTGCCCAGCGGCAAGCCGACCCTGGCGCTCACCAACGGCGCCTTGAAGCGCCTGCAGGAGATCACGCCGCCGGGCATGGTGGTGCAGATCGACCTCACCATTACCGACGATTTCCCCATGGCCCAGGCGATCGTCATCATTTCGGCCAATCCAGCCCCCTGA